Sequence from the Streptomyces mobaraensis NBRC 13819 = DSM 40847 genome:
TCGACCAGCCGCCACAGCTCCTCGGGGCTGCCGACGCCGCCCGGGAAGCGGCAGGCCATGCCGACGACGGCGATCGGCTCGCCCGCGACGGCCTCCATCTCCTCCAGCCGGCGCCGGGTCTCGCCCAGGTCGGCGGTGACGCGCTTGAGGTAGTAGCGCAGTTTGTCCTCGGTGCGCTGCGGCGCGCCTCCGCCGCTCGCGGCGGTCTTCTCCTCGGTCCCCATGGACGCAACACCCTTCACAGTTTCGACGGCACGGTTCCCGAGCGGTCAGGAAATCCCGAGTTCCTTCTCGATGTAGTCGAAGACCTCGTCGTCGTCGGCGGCGGAGAGGTCGGTGCCGGACGCCGGTTCGTCGTCGGCCGGGACCGGCCGGTCGTCGTCCCAGCGGGCGGCGACGGCCCGCAGCCGGGTGGCGACCCGGACCCGGTCCGGGTCGTCCGCCGGCAGTGCGGCGAGGGCCGCCTCCAGCCGGTCGAGGTCGTCGAGGACGGACCGGGCGGCGGGGGCGTCCCCGTCCGGCAGCGCCTCGCGGAGGTGCCGGGCCAGGGCGGCGGCCGTCGGGTAGTCGAAGACGAGGGTGGCGGAGAGCCGGGTGCCGGTGGCGGCGGTGAGCCGGTTGCGGAGTTCGACGGCGGTCAGCGAGTCGAAGCCCAGGTCCTCGAACGGCTGGTCGGGGGCGACCGCGGCGGCTCCCGCGTGACCGAGCACCTGGGCGGCCTGGGTGCGGACCAGGTCGAGCAGGACCCGGTCGCGGCCCGCGGCGTCCAGCCCGGCGAGGCGCCGCCGCAGGTCCCCGGCGGCGTCCGGCCCGGCGGCGCGGACCGCTTGGGCGGGCGGCGGGACCAAGCCGTGGAACAGCGGCGGCAGTTGGGCCGAGGCGGCGCGCAGGGCGGCGGTCTCCAGCCGGACGGGCAGCAGCACCGGGCGGTCCGCGGCGAGGGCGGCGTCGAAGAGGGCCAGTCCCTCGTCGGCGGAGAGCGGCAGGACGCCGGAGCGGCGCATCCGCCGCCGGCCGGCCTCGTCGAGCGCGTCGGCCATGCCGCCGGTGCCCTCCCAGGGCCCCCAGGCCAGGGAGAGGGCGGGCAGCCCGGCGGCGGCCCGGTGCGCGGCGAGGGCGTCGAGGTACGCGTTGGCCGCCGCGTAACTCCCCTGCCCGGCGCCGCCGAGGGTGGCGGTGGCGGAGGAGAACAGCACGAACGCGGCGAGCGGCAGGTCCCGGGTGAGCTCGTGCAGGTGGTGGGCGGCGTCGGCCTTGGGCGCGAGGACGGCGGCGGCGCGTTCGGCGGTGAGGGCGGGGACGACGGCGTCGTCGACCACGCCGGCCGCGTGCACGACGGCGGTCAGCGGACGGTCCGCGGGCACGGCGGCGAGCGCGGCGGCCAGGGCCGTACGGTCGGACACGTCGCAGGCCCGGACGTCGACGTGGGCGCCTCGCTCCTTCAGGTCGGTGACCAGTTCCCCGGCCCCTTCGGCGGCCGGCCCCTGCCTGCCGAGCAGCAACAGGTGCCGGACACCGTGCCGTTCGACCAGGTGCCGGGCGACGAGCGCACCGAGGGCGCCGGTGCCGCCCGTGACGAGGACGGTGCCGTCGGGGCCGAGCACGGGCGGTACGGCGTCGGCCGGGAGCCGGGCCGGCGCCAGCCGGAGGACGCGCACGGCACCGTCGCGCAGGGCGAGTTGGGGCTCGCCCGCGAGGAGTGCCGTCAGCAGCTCCGGTGTCGCGTCGGTGTCCGGCGGGAGGTCGGCCAGGACGAACCGGCCCGGGTTCTCGGCCTGCGCGGCGCCCACCAGGCCCCAGACCGCGGCCAGTTCGGGGTGTGGGACGGACTCGCCGGGGCCGGTGGCCACGGCACCGCGGGTGAGGACGGCGAGGACGGACGACGCGGTGCGCTCGTCGGCGAGCCAGCGCTGGAGCAGGTCCAGCGTCTCGGCGACGGTCTCGCGGACGGGACGGCCGGGCGCCGGGGCGACCAGCGCGACGTCGGGCACGCCGGCGGCCCCGAGGAGCGGGTCGTCGGCGGGCAGGGTTTCGGCGGCGGCACCCCCTATCGACAGCCCGGGCGCCGGGCCCGGCACTCCGGCATCGGCGGCATCCGCGACGAGCCGGTCGTCAGCGGGCAGGACCTCGGCGGCGGCATCTCCCGCCCGTCGCCCCGGCGCCGGGACGACCGGCGCCGCACCGGGCACGCCGGCACCGGCCTCGTACCCGACGAGCCGGTCACCGGCCGGCAGGGCTCCGGGGAGGCCCGGCACGCCGTCGCCGAGCAGCGCCCAGGTGCGGGCCCGGGTCTCCGGCTCGGCGTCGGGGGCGGCGGTCCAGCGGAGCTCGTGGAGGGTCTCGTCCCGGCGGGCGGCCTGGAGTTGGCCGAGGGAGACCGGGCGGGCCTGGAGGGAGTCGGCGGTGAGGACGGGGGTGCCGTCGGCGTCGGCCACGGTGAGCCGCATGGCGTCCGGCCCGGCGGGGGCGAGGTGGACGCGGAGCGCGGTGGCGCCGGTCGTGTGCAGGCCGACGCGGTTCCAGCAGAAGGGCAGCCGGACGGTGTCGCCGGTGTTGCCGACGAGCCCGGCGTGCAGGGCCGCGTCCAGCAGCGCGGGGTGCACCCCGTAGCCGGCCGCGTCGGTGCGGGCCGCCTCGGGGAGGGCCACCTCGCCGAACACCTCGTCGCCGGACCGCCAGAGCGCGGTCAGGCCGCGGAAGGTGGGGCCGTAGGCGAAGCCGTCGGCGACCACGGACGGGTAGAAGTCGGTGAGGTCGACGGGGACGGCGTCCGCCGGGAGCCAGTCGCCGGACAGGTCGCGGGCGGGCTCGGGGGTGCCGGGGGCGACGGTGCCGTGGGCGTGCCGGGTCCACTCGGCGCCGTCGTCGGGCCGCGAGTGGACGGCCACGGCGCGCCGGCCGTCGGCGTCGGGGGCGCCGACGGTGAGCTGGACGTCGGCCGGGCGGGTGCCGGTGAGGATCAGCGGCGCCTCCTGGTTCAGCTCCTCGACCGTGCCGCAGCCGACGCGGCGGGCGGCGTCCAGGACGAGGTCGAGGTAGGCGGTGCCGGGGACGATGACGGTGCCGAGGACGACGTGGTCGGCGATCCACGGGTGGCTGCGGGTGGAGATCCGGCCGGTGAGGACGAGCCGGTCGTCGTCGGCCGGCCGTACGGCGGCGGTGAGCAGCGGGTGTCCGGCGGCGTCGAGGCCGAGCGCGGCGGGTCCCGCCGGGCCGTCGCCGGCGTCGGCGGGCCGCAGCCAGTGGCGTTCGCCCTGGAACGCGTAGGTGGGCAGGTCCAGGTGCGGGGTGGGTCCGGCGGGCAGGGCGGCGGCGAGGCCGGTGCGGGCGCCGCGCGCCCAGGCGTGGGCGAAGGCGGTGCGGACGGTCTCGGGCTCGGGCCGGTCCCGGCGCAGCAGGGGGACGGCGGTGAGGTCGCCGCCGTCCTCGGCCGCGGTGTCCTGGGCGAGGGCGGACAGCACACCGGCGGGGCCGAGTTCGAGGCAGGTGCGCACGCCCTGGGCGAGGAGGCGGCGGACGCCGTCGCGGAACCGGATGGTGTCGCGGACGTGCCGCACCCAGTAGCCGGGGTCGCGGGCCTCGTCGGCGGTGAGGGTGCGGCCGGTGAGGTCGGAGACGAGCGGGAGGGCGGGCGCATGGAGGGTGACGCGGTCGAGGACGGCGCGGAAGCCGTCCAGCATGCCGTCCATGCGCGGGGAGTGGAAGGCGTGGCTGACGTCGAGGCGCTTGGTGCGGCGGCCGTCGGCGGCGAACCGTCCGGCGATCTCGCGGACGGTGTCCTCGTCGCCGGAGACGACGACGGCGCGGGGGCCGTTGACGGCGGCGACGGCCGCGAGGTGGGCGCGGTCCGCCAGCAGCGGCAGTACCTCCTCCTCGTCCGCCTGGACGGCCGTCATGCCGCCGCCGCTGGGCAAGCGGGCCATGAGGCGGCCGCGGGCGGCGACGACGGTCGCCGCGTCCTCCAGGGAGAACACCCCGGCGGCGTGCGCGGCGGCCAGTTCGCCGATGGAGTGCCCGAGGAGGGCGTCCGGGCGCAGCTCCCACGCTTCCAGGAGCCGGAAGAGGGCGGTTTCCAGGGCGAACAGGGTGGTCTGGGCGTGCAGGGTGCCCTTGAGGAGGGCGGGGTCGCCGGTGCCGAGGACGAGGGCGCGGGTCTCGGCGCCGAGGCCGTCGCCCAGGGCCTCGCACACGTCGTCGAGGGCACGGGCGAACGCCGGGTGACCTGCGTGAAGTTCGGCACCGGCGCCGGCGCGCTGGGCGCCCTGGCCGGTGAAGAGGAACGCGGTCTTGCCGGCGCGCCGGACGGTGTCGCGGACCAGGCGGGGCGCGGAGACGCCGTCGCGCAGCGCGTCGAGGCCGGTCAGCAGGTCGTCGCGGGTGGTGCCGGTGACGGTGGCGCGGTGCTCCAGGGCGGCGCGGGAGCGGACGAGGACGCGGGCGAGGTCGCCGGGGCGCCAGTCGGGGTGGGTGCGGACGGCGTCGGCCAGCCGGGCGGCCTGGGCGCGCAGCGCCTCGGGGCTCCGGGCGGACACGGCCCACAGCAAGGGGCCTTCCCCGTCCGGCAGTTCCTCTGCGGAGGACGGGCCGTCGCCCTGTTCGAGGACGACGTGGGCGTTGGTGCCGCTGATGCCGAACGACGAGACGGCGGCGCGGCGCGGGCGTCCTGTCTCGGGCCAGTCGACCGGTTCGGTGAGCAGGGAGACGGCGCCGGAGGACCAGTCGACGTGTGGGGTGGGCGCGTCGACGTGCAGGGTGCGCGGGAGGGTGCCGTGGCGCATGGCGAGAACGGTCTTGATGACGCCGGCGACACCGGCGGCGAGCTGGGTGTGGCCGATGTTGGACTTCACCGAACCCAGCCACAACGGCCGGTCGGCGGGCCGCCCTTGGCCGTAGGTGGCGAGCAGCGCCTGGGCCTCGATGGGGTCGCCGAGGGAGGTACCGGTGCCGTGCGCCTCGACGGCGTCGACCTGGTCGGGGGTGAGCCCGGCGTCGGCGAGGGCCTCGCGGACGACCCGCTGCTGGGAGGGGCCGCTGGGGGCGGTGAGCCCGTTGGAGGCGCCGTCCTGGTTGACGGCGGAGCCGCGGACGACGGCGAGGACGGGGTGGCCGTTGCGGCGCGCGTCGGAGAGCCGTTCGAGCAGCAGGACGCCGCCGCCCTCGCCCCACGCGGTGCCGTCGGCGCCGGCGGCGAACGCCTTGCACCGGCCGTCGGGAGCGAGCCCGCGCTGCCGGCTGAACTCGACGAACATGCGCGGCTCGGCCATCACGGCCATCCCGCCGGCCAGGGCGAGGGTGGACTCGCCGCGCCGCAGCGACTGGCAGGCCAGGTGCAGTGCGACCAGCGACGACGAGCAGGCGGTGTCGACGGTGACGGCCGGGCCCTCCAGGCCGAGGACGTAGGCGAGCCGCCCGGAGGCGACGCTGACGGTGGTGCCGGTCAGCAGGTAGCCCTCGGCGCCGTCGGAGCCCTGCCGGGCGCCGGTGGCGTAGCCGAGCGGCGCGGTGCCGACGAAGACGCCGGTGCGGCTGCCGCGGACGGACTCCGGGTCGATGCCGGCCCGTTCGAACGCCTCCCAGGCGGTCTCCAGCAGCAGCCGCTGCTGCGGGTCCATGGCGACGGCCTCGCGGGGACTGATGCCGAAGAACGCGGCGTCGAACCGGTCCGCGTCGCGGACGAACGCGCCGTGCCGCACATAGCTCTTGCCCACCCGGTCGGGGTCGGGGTCGTACAGCTCGTCGGTGTCCCAGCCGCGGTCCTCGGGGAACGGGCCGACGGCGTCGGTGCCGTCGGCGAGGAGCCGCCAGAAGTCCTCGGGGGAGCGTACGTCCCCGGGGAAGCGGCAGGCCATGCCGACGATCGCGACGGGTTCGCGCGCGGCGTCGGCGAGCCGCTGGTTCTCCTGCTTGAGCCGGGTCGCCTCCTTGACGGACGCGCGCAGCGCTTCCAGGACCTTCTCGTACGTTGCAGCCATCGTGGTTCTCCGCCGTCCGGGCGCTATCGGATGTCCGTCATGTCCAGGGCCATGTCCACCAGACTGTCGGCGTCCATGGTGTCGATCGATTCGGTGTCGGCCGCCTCCGGGCCACCGCCGTCGGGCGGCAACTCGCCTGTTTCGGCGGCGAGTCGGAGGAGCGGGTCGAGGAGTCCGGCCGCCCGGAGGCGGGCGACGGGGATGCCGGCGAGCAGCGCGCGCACGTCGGTCCCGTCGTCCGCGCCGGACGCGCCGGCGGTGCCGGTCGTGCCGCCGTGCGCGTCGCCGCCGTCGGGCAGCAGCAGGGCCCGCAGGTGGGCGGCGAGGTCGGCGGGGGTCGGGTGGTCGAAGACGAGGGTGGCCGGGAGCCGGAGGCCGGTGGCGGCGTTCAGGCGGTTGCGCAGTTCGACGGAGGTGAGGGAGTCGAAGCCGAGCGCCTTGAAGGGCTGCCGGTCGTGCACGTCCTCGCCCGAGGCGTGCCCGAGGACGGTCGCCGCGTGGCCGCGGACCAGGTCCAGCAGGGCGCCGTCGCGCTCTGCGGCGGGCAGGGCGGCCAGCCGCGCCCGGAGGGCGTCCCGCCCCTCCCCCGGCCCGGTCTCGGCGGTCCGCCGGGCGGGGCCGCCGGCGAGGGCGCGCAGCAGCGACGGGACGCCTCCGGGCCCGGCGGCGGCGCGCAGGGCCGTGGTGTCGAGCCGCAGGGCGACGGGCAGCGGCCGGTCGCCGGCGAGGGCGGCGGCGAACAGGTCGAGGCCCTCGGCGTCGGTGAGCGGGGCGACGCCGGAGCGCCGCATCCGGGTGTGGTCCGCGGCGTCCAGGTGGCCGGTCATGCCGCTGGCGGTCTCCCACAGGCCCCAGGCGACGGACAGGCCGGGCAGGCCGTCGGCCCGCCGCCGCCGGGCGAGCGCGTCGAGGAACGCGTTGGCGGCGGCGTAGTTGCCCTGGCCCGGGCCGCCGAGGGTGGCGGCGGCCGACGAGAACAGGACGAACGCGCCGAGCGGGGTGTCCCGGGTGAGCTCGTGGAGGTTCCAGGCGGCCCGCACCTTGGGACGCAGGACGGCGTCGACCTGCGCGGGGGTGAGAGCGGTGATCACGGCGTCGTCGAGGACCCCGGCGGCGTGCACGACGCCGGTGAGCGGGCGGTCGGCGGGGATCGCGGCGAGTACGGCGGCCAGCGCGTCCCGGTCGGCGGCGTCACAGGCGGCGACCGTGGCCTCCGCGCCCGACGCACGCAGTTCTTCGACCAGTTCGGCGACTCCGGGGGCGTCGGCGCCCCGCCGTCCGAGCAGCAGCAGGTGCCGCACGCCGTGCCGGGCGGCGAGGTCGCGGGCGACGAGCCCGCCGAGGACGCCGGTGCCGCCGGTGATCAGGACGGTGCCGGCCGGGTCGAGGGCGTCCGGCATGGTGA
This genomic interval carries:
- a CDS encoding type I polyketide synthase — its product is MAATYEKVLEALRASVKEATRLKQENQRLADAAREPVAIVGMACRFPGDVRSPEDFWRLLADGTDAVGPFPEDRGWDTDELYDPDPDRVGKSYVRHGAFVRDADRFDAAFFGISPREAVAMDPQQRLLLETAWEAFERAGIDPESVRGSRTGVFVGTAPLGYATGARQGSDGAEGYLLTGTTVSVASGRLAYVLGLEGPAVTVDTACSSSLVALHLACQSLRRGESTLALAGGMAVMAEPRMFVEFSRQRGLAPDGRCKAFAAGADGTAWGEGGGVLLLERLSDARRNGHPVLAVVRGSAVNQDGASNGLTAPSGPSQQRVVREALADAGLTPDQVDAVEAHGTGTSLGDPIEAQALLATYGQGRPADRPLWLGSVKSNIGHTQLAAGVAGVIKTVLAMRHGTLPRTLHVDAPTPHVDWSSGAVSLLTEPVDWPETGRPRRAAVSSFGISGTNAHVVLEQGDGPSSAEELPDGEGPLLWAVSARSPEALRAQAARLADAVRTHPDWRPGDLARVLVRSRAALEHRATVTGTTRDDLLTGLDALRDGVSAPRLVRDTVRRAGKTAFLFTGQGAQRAGAGAELHAGHPAFARALDDVCEALGDGLGAETRALVLGTGDPALLKGTLHAQTTLFALETALFRLLEAWELRPDALLGHSIGELAAAHAAGVFSLEDAATVVAARGRLMARLPSGGGMTAVQADEEEVLPLLADRAHLAAVAAVNGPRAVVVSGDEDTVREIAGRFAADGRRTKRLDVSHAFHSPRMDGMLDGFRAVLDRVTLHAPALPLVSDLTGRTLTADEARDPGYWVRHVRDTIRFRDGVRRLLAQGVRTCLELGPAGVLSALAQDTAAEDGGDLTAVPLLRRDRPEPETVRTAFAHAWARGARTGLAAALPAGPTPHLDLPTYAFQGERHWLRPADAGDGPAGPAALGLDAAGHPLLTAAVRPADDDRLVLTGRISTRSHPWIADHVVLGTVIVPGTAYLDLVLDAARRVGCGTVEELNQEAPLILTGTRPADVQLTVGAPDADGRRAVAVHSRPDDGAEWTRHAHGTVAPGTPEPARDLSGDWLPADAVPVDLTDFYPSVVADGFAYGPTFRGLTALWRSGDEVFGEVALPEAARTDAAGYGVHPALLDAALHAGLVGNTGDTVRLPFCWNRVGLHTTGATALRVHLAPAGPDAMRLTVADADGTPVLTADSLQARPVSLGQLQAARRDETLHELRWTAAPDAEPETRARTWALLGDGVPGLPGALPAGDRLVGYEAGAGVPGAAPVVPAPGRRAGDAAAEVLPADDRLVADAADAGVPGPAPGLSIGGAAAETLPADDPLLGAAGVPDVALVAPAPGRPVRETVAETLDLLQRWLADERTASSVLAVLTRGAVATGPGESVPHPELAAVWGLVGAAQAENPGRFVLADLPPDTDATPELLTALLAGEPQLALRDGAVRVLRLAPARLPADAVPPVLGPDGTVLVTGGTGALGALVARHLVERHGVRHLLLLGRQGPAAEGAGELVTDLKERGAHVDVRACDVSDRTALAAALAAVPADRPLTAVVHAAGVVDDAVVPALTAERAAAVLAPKADAAHHLHELTRDLPLAAFVLFSSATATLGGAGQGSYAAANAYLDALAAHRAAAGLPALSLAWGPWEGTGGMADALDEAGRRRMRRSGVLPLSADEGLALFDAALAADRPVLLPVRLETAALRAASAQLPPLFHGLVPPPAQAVRAAGPDAAGDLRRRLAGLDAAGRDRVLLDLVRTQAAQVLGHAGAAAVAPDQPFEDLGFDSLTAVELRNRLTAATGTRLSATLVFDYPTAAALARHLREALPDGDAPAARSVLDDLDRLEAALAALPADDPDRVRVATRLRAVAARWDDDRPVPADDEPASGTDLSAADDDEVFDYIEKELGIS